AATTCGCGGCGCATGCGGGCCAGATGGGCCGGGGTGTCGCGGAACCGGTTGCCGGAGAAAATCTGCGGGTTGACGTAGCAACGCGAAGGCTCGTTTTCCCATGCTCCGAGCACGGGGTCATGGTGGATGGGCCGCAGGATGGAGGCCAGATGGCGGGGCTGGGGCTCGATGCGCAGGCCCGAGTCCGCGAATACGCCAGCCAGGGGACCTTCCTGGATAAAAGCGCGAAGCCGATGGATTTCCCGGATGATCAGGTCCAGGGGAGCGAGACCGTCATCGGACGGGCCTTCATACCCCTCATACAACTCACGCCACGACCCGCCGCCGATCTCGTTCTGTAGCCTTTCCAGAGCCGCCAGGCGCGATTCGAACTCGGCCTCGGCCAGGTCGCGCAACTCCTCCACGGAGCGGTCCGTGCCCAGGACATTCTCGGCGATGTACGCAAAGGAGGGGCCGTCCGGGTCCGGGATCACGGGTCTGGAGGTGACGAACCGATCGTATTCGCGCAGGGCCGCCAGGGCATCAGCCAGGAAGCGGGGCGCCTTGCCCGCCCGTCCGAGCTCCTGCCCGCCCAGTTCGGTCAGGTAGCGGGCGCAGTCCCGGATCATGGTCTGGGACGTGGACCGGCTGGTCGGGCTGGCGGCCTCGATGTTCTCGGTAGCATGGGTCAGCATGGCGGGCACGGCCTTGAGGCGGCTGATGAATCGTTTCTGCCGGGCCTTGTCGTTCTTGGCAGGCATGTCGGCTGCCTGCTCCAGGCCGGTGAAGGCGACCTGCAGATAGAGTTCCGGGGCGTGCTCCCATGCGCGGATGCCGTCCAGTTCTGCGATAACCCCACCAGCGTTCAGAGCCAGGGCCAGGGCCCGCGATTTTTCCGAAGGTTCGGAAGCCTTTTCGGCCTCGGCCAGAAAATTGTTGCGAAAGGTCGTGA
The sequence above is a segment of the uncultured Pseudodesulfovibrio sp. genome. Coding sequences within it:
- a CDS encoding DUF885 family protein → MKSSVAKKFFAYLAKHYPVMCASGAFPLMPPVTDASKWLDRLDDLSGRNIVRHVAALTTFRNNFLAEAEKASEPSEKSRALALALNAGGVIAELDGIRAWEHAPELYLQVAFTGLEQAADMPAKNDKARQKRFISRLKAVPAMLTHATENIEAASPTSRSTSQTMIRDCARYLTELGGQELGRAGKAPRFLADALAALREYDRFVTSRPVIPDPDGPSFAYIAENVLGTDRSVEELRDLAEAEFESRLAALERLQNEIGGGSWRELYEGYEGPSDDGLAPLDLIIREIHRLRAFIQEGPLAGVFADSGLRIEPQPRHLASILRPIHHDPVLGAWENEPSRCYVNPQIFSGNRFRDTPAHLARMRREFPFMAAAQTYPGRHLLDSQRRALADPFLCQVTNPVFMAGWLAFAEQLLDELGYLESDLDRLVLQVRGLRRAALARIDTELALGALDQDHCLEILERAGFTHEEGLAEVRFIRTTPGHRTMPVLGLHELTELRRAWRLDLKLFCKALFAEGQMPLASIARRPVR